GCTAACAAGCCTGGTCTTTAGGACCTAAATTGCTGTGTACTACTTCCTCTGGAACGGCAGCCTTAGCAATACCCCAGTCCAAACATAACAGATGGCCCTTCCTCACTCAGACACCAGAGAGGCCCTGGTGCATGTGTCTACAGCAGACCCTGCAATGAGCAGGCAACCCCCAGTCCTGCTGCTCCACTGGAGCAGTTTCCTCCCAAAAGGATGTGCAAACCAGCACCCCCACTCCCAGCCAACCCTCTCTCCCAGCAAGGGAAAACTGACGGTCCACCCTCCATCCCCTCAGGGAGCGCACCCTGGGCCAGGATGTCCGACTGCACGTCTCCGTCATAGTTCTTGCAGGCCCACACAAAGCCGCCCGAAGACTTGAGGACCTGAGCCACCATGTCATCAATGAGCCGGTGCTCGTACCAGATCTTATGTCTGTCGAACTCGGTCTTGTAGTGCCTGGGAGCAAAGGGGCTTGTGgtgaggggagggcaggaggctgACAGGCTGGGGAATCCCGCCCTGAGCCTCAGGGCCAAGACAGACACGCTAGGACAGCCTCCCCggcaggggaggggggggggcAAGGCGGAGGGGACCAGGAAGGAGGGTCATGGACTccctgggaaacagtgaagggaGAAGCCATTACTTCTCAAAGATGGCCTGGAAGATGTCCTTGAAGCGCCCGTCGTAGGCTTTCAGGATGGTGTTCTTGGTGCTCATGTAGAGAGGCCACTTCTTCTGGATGGCATACTGGAAGCAGCTGTGTGCAAAACCTGAGATGGACTGCAGGGAGAGAAAGGTCTCTGGAGCAGTCCGCCAGGGCAGGCCCAGCCCTGGGAACAGCATTCCCCTCCCCGCACTCGACCCAGGCAGTCAGGGTTTACCCAGCCCCTCTGGAgtgaggattccatggacagaggagcctggcgggctacagacacggagagttagacacgactgagcgacgaacattttttcttttcctggagtGAGcatctgctgttgctgctggccCAGCACCCTGCTCCCAATTTCTGGGAGAAAGCAGATGCCCAGTTTTACCTGGGAAAGCTATCCCCTTCCCCATTTCTTAAACCGTATGGCTAGGGTGGGGCCACGCCCTCAGCCCACCTGCTTGTCTCTCCTATGTCCTGGGTTTATCCAATCAGAGCCCTTCCTCCCCTGGGCCTTCATGATTGGCTGGGAGATAGCCATGTGACCCAAGCCATCTACTTTTGCTGGAACCAGGAGCCAAAAAGGCTCTTTTCTGCCAGGATAGCCAGGCTGGCAGGGATAAGCCCGGAGCCAGTATTGGCCATTTCTTCACGGCCTAAGAATGAGGCCaaccacagaggaaaagaaagccaAGAAATGGGGGTAGGGAGGGAAAGAAGCACTTACCCAGTTTGCTGTAAACCAAGAGCTGACAACCAGTATGCCCCAAGATGCACCCAAGAATGAGCACAGGATGTTGGGCATACCAGAGGACCCCCTGAACACATTTAAAGATGCATTTGCTCTCAGGCCTCAGACCTTGAGGCCACCGACACGGGAAGAGTCAGAACCACCAACCCAATGGGGCCGGAGTCAGAGAcatgggtgggggagggagccCAGGAGCCGCTGCTCACCTCATCCGTGTTGTACATGCCCATGCCCACGCCACCAGCGGGAAAGTTGTACACCTCCCATTCCTTAGGGCCACTGCCATCCTTCGGGGTGAAGACCACCTTGAATGTGCCAGCCCGGTCAACCACAAAGTCTGTGGCCTTGTACTGCAGAGACGAAAAGATGGCTCAGGCCCAGGGCTCCAGCTAGGGGCGGGGTGTCCCAGGCCCTCGCAGCCCCACTCCCACCGGGGCCAACCTGGTCGCCGTGGGCATGCCTGCCAATGGTGATGGGCTTGGTCCAGCCAGGGACGAGACGCGGGATGTTCTTACAGATGATGGGCTCCCGGAAGACAGTTCCCCCGAGGATGTTCCGGATGGTTCCATTGGGGCTCTTCCACATCTTCTTCAGCTTGAACTCTATAAGGACAAAGATGAAGCGGCCCCACTGCAGCCCAAACCTTCAGAGCAGGATCTGAACCCTAAGCAAGAATGTAGCTAGAAGGGGCTCCTCAAAACCGCCCTGGGGAAGCAGCGGAGTCAAGAGTGGCGCTCCTGAATCAGATTTCTTAGCTTCAAGATCCAGCTGTGCCCCCTCAGGCAAGTGCCCATAAAATGAAACTGTTGATAAAATGCCTGGTCTTTGGGTTGCTGTGAGACTTCAATGCACGTTGTGTGTAAAGTGCCCAGAACAGTGGCTGGCACGTGGTAAGCACTCTGTCAGCCGATACACTGCCGCGTCACACTGGGCGGAGCTCAGTCTGATGAACCTGGCAACACCCAGCCTCAGTTCAGACGCTGTGCTTCCAGCCCCACCCGCCAGGCTGAGCCGAAATTCCTGAGACGGCGACCCTCTGACTcctggtccccacccccaccccctcgcaCCTTCCACACGGGCCTCGTCGGGGGTGATGGTGGCACACTTCACAGCCACGCTGTACTTCTGGGTGGCCAGCGCGGAGTCGATGGTGACCTGATCATTGGTCTGGTCACGGTTCGGGAGCCCCAAGTCGAAATACTTGAGCTGGACATCCACGTGGGGCAGGATGAGCTAGAAACAGACGGCCGGGGCCAGGCATCAGCCCAGACTGACTGGGATTCAGGGGCATCTAGGTTCACCCCAtctgggaggggaagaggaaagaCCTCTGGAGGGCTGGCCAAAGCTGGCAGGAAGCTGGGGCTCTGGAGAGAGGCTGGCAGATCAGGCTGCAGCCCCTTGGAGGGCTCTTCCCCAGCGAGGATCACATAAAACACCACTGATCCCCCACCGTGGCCCATCAACTCAGCCAAACCCCACTCCAAACACATCTAGAGTTCTCCAAACAGTGggttccctctcctcccccattcAGAAGCGGCAATTCTCAACCTTGTTCTTGGGGACAGACACACAAGGCGGGAGTCTTTACATGGACCGTGTGTTCCTCCAGGCAGACCCAGCCCACAGAAACTCTGGAGAAGTCAAGCAGCCACCCTGGGAACCACCTGCAGTGGTGGCTCAAACACATCACTGTCCCCAACAGACACCATGCCACAACTCACAATGACATCCCCAGACCACTAAGGAAAGGTTCATGATCCCTGATCATCTTTCACTCCCTCAAGGGACTGCATCGGAATGCAGCGGATCAAGACAACATACTCAACTGTacttcatagaaaataaattaaaaacaaaaaagaaattcctgAAGGATAAGTCAACCTGTGCCAGCTCTCTGAAGGGAGATAAATATTCAATCTGCAACACAGATTGAATTCCTCCACTGTGTTTCTTGTATTTcctgtatctatatatatgttaattaatctgaagaataaaacaaaagcttcagttcagttcagttgctcagtcgtgtctgactctttgcgaccccatgaatcacagcacaccaggcccccctgtccatcaccaactcccggagttcactcagactcacatccatcgagtcagtgatgccatccagccatctcatcctctgtcgtccccttctcctcctgcccccaatccctcccagcatcagagtcttttccaatgagtcaactcttcacatgaggtggccaaagtactggagcttcagcttcagcatcattccttccaaagaaatcccagggctgatctccttcagaatggactggttggatctccttgcaatccaagggactctcaagagtcttctccaacaccacagttcaaaagcatcaattctttggcactcagctttcttcacagtccaactctcacatccatacatgaccactggaaaaaccatagccttgactagatggacctttgttggcaaagtaatgtctctgctttttaatatgctatctaggttggtcataacttttcttccaaggagtgtcttttaatttcatggctgcagtcaccatctgcagtgattttggagccccccaaaataaagtctccactgtttccccatctatttgccatgaagtgatgggaccagatgccataatctttgttttctgaatgttgagctttaagccagctttttcactctccactttcactttcatcaagaggctttttagttcctcttcactttctgccataagggtggtgtcatctgcatatctgaggttattgatatttctcccggcaatcttgattccagccaagcgtttctcatgatgtactctgcataaaagttaaataagcagggtgacaatatacagccttgacatactccttttcctatttggagccagtctgttgttccatgtccagtactaactgttgcttcctggcctgcatacagatttctcaacaggcaggtcaggtggtctggtattcccatctctttcagaattttccacagtttattgtgatccacacagtcaaaggctttggcatagtcaataaagcagaaatagaaagatgtccttttcattataggggactggaatgcaaaagtaggaagtcaagaaacacctggagtaacaaaaGCTtaattcagccaaaaaaaaagacatgatatGTGATTATGTTTAATCACattctttaaaatgctttaaacttGGTACAAGACAAAGATGGCTGAGGACAGTCCCATGCCTGacctaagtccatgcaccacaactattgagcctgcaacACAGCTAAAGTCCATAGGCTGAAAGGAAAAACTCTCCCATGATACAatgaagacctgacacagccgaataaataagtatttaaaaaaataataagagcagggactcccctggtgatccagtggttgagaacctgccttccaaattagaggatgtgggttcaatccctggtctgggaaataagatcccacaggctgtggaactgagcccaagagccacagctgagacccaatgcagccaaataaataaatattttaaaaataaatacaataacaaGGCCCATGAGTGGTCTGGACATGACAGGAGGGTGAGCAGAAGGAGACAAACAGGGTTGCTCCTGCCCACCAGGGTGATGGGTGAATCCCAGGGACCTGAAGCAGGGCTCAGGAGACGGGAGCTGGGACTGATCACTGAGCCCAGCCGGCCACGTGCAAGGCCACCCACTTTGGGAGGGAACTACCTTCTCCTTGATGAACTGCCAGATAATACGGGTCATCTCATCGCCGTCCATCTCCACCACTGGCTTCGCCACCTTGATCCTCTTGTCGGCATCTAGAACCAGACACACGCACAGCATATCACAGCCACGAGACGAGGTTGGCGGGAGagctcttctcctcctggccagACCCACCCTTCACCACGCAGGGAGGAGTGTCAGCCAGGTCCCACTGCCCAGCATTCACTCCGCCTCCTGCAGAAGCAGCAAGTGAATTATGTGCAGCTGATGACTCACTCTCCAAAGATGtgcaaacagatttttttttttttaaatctaaaaaggaagaaaaatgagaccCAGGGAGCACGGCTTGTGTCAGGGTCAGGATAGATCCCAGGGCCTCGGCTCAAGCATAGCCTCTGGATGCCCCTGTGGGCCAGAtggagagaagcagaaagcaaacaCAGGCTCCAAATATTTCTTCCCCCAGGGAACAAGATGGAACACGGCTGGCACCGCTCCAGCTCTTCCCAAGGTGCAGTGGGTACTTTGGACCTTCACCAAGCCTGGTCTAAAGCAGGAGTGGCCCTGTAGAAACCTGTTGGACCTGTCGGGCTGTTGTAGAGCCAGCTCGCTTAATTCTCAGATGCATCTTCTGTGAGTTAATGTGATGAGAGCCAGTCAATTCCTTTTAAcatacttgttgttcagtcgctcagtcacgtccaacactttgggaccccatggactgttgcctgccaggctcctttgtccatgcatggaattctccaggcaagaatactggaacaggttgccatttccttctccagaggatcttcctgacccagggatcaaacccatgtctctttcttGGCAGGTGGAACCTtcaccgctgagctaccagggggagACCTTTAAATGAACTAAAGTTACCATAATCTGAATCCCTAAGGAGAGGTCCATTTGGGGCCAGTCCTAAAGGTTTTGGCCTCAGCCTGGGCTCCACTCAAGCTCTGAGCTTCAGGCACAGCAGCCTGTGGACAGCACACCTCAGTGGGGGAGTTCAATGTCAAGACCACAGCAGGCAGCCCTCCCAGCTGTGTATGCAAATGTCAAACCCTCAGAGACCACAGGGCCCGCTTATTTACAACCAGGTGTCACGGGTAAATGGCCTTTCCTGAAACACCTCAACACACAGTGCCTATCCTTAAAGAGTGAGTATGGAAAGGAAAACcgactcagatagtaaaaaatccacctgtcatgCAAGAGaccgaggttcgatccctgggttgggaagatcccctggagaagggaaaggcaacccactccagtatctttgcatggagaatcccatggacagaagagcctggtgggctacagtccatggcgtcacaaagagtcagacacgactgagcgactaaccttATCACTATCACCACTGATAACAGAGAGAGCAAGAGGCATTATTATCAAAGTCAAGTGCCAGCCTTCCTCAAAGCAACTGCCCCAAGGAGCTGGGAACAGGGATCGGAGGTGTGAGCCACAGCAGCCGAGGCTCATTTTGTTTGTGGGGTGGgtcttcttgtttgttttgtggGGTGGGTCATTTTGtagtgggtcttttttttttttaatgctgtttggTGACCAAGGCTTAAAAAACAGGTcctttcaacaacaacaaacctgatTAATAAaggggcaaaggacttgaatagctATTTCTCAAAAAAACATCAATAAGCTcataaaaatatgttcaacacCACtactcattaggaaaatgcaaaccaaaaccacaatgagataccacctcacacccctTAAGATAGCTactatcaaaacaaaaacaaaagccataaagtaacaagtgttgatgaggatgtaaaGAAATTGGAACCCATGTACATTGctagtgagaatgtaaaatggtgggGCCACTATGGGAAGACAGTATGACGCTTcctcaaaaaatgttttaaaataactaaaagctGGGTCTCAAAAAGTTATCTGTATAAACATGTTCACAAcagaattattcacaatagccaagaggtggaagcaacccaagtgtccagcaacagatgaatggagaaataaaGTGTGATATGAACGTTCAAGAGGAGAAAGGAACCCTTTGGAAACTAATCCAGGATGTTTAAGAAAAAACTTTCCGCCAAAAAGGTAAACTATGTTCATGATTCTGAGTTTTTTCCAAAACTGGGCCCCACACCACTTAAACATGGATGTACTTGCTTTCAAACTAAAAAAGGAAGCGCTTCCAAGTTTTAGGGATGGATCTGGCCCTACCTCAATAGCCTTTGCCACTGGTTCTTTTGTTTCAAATTCCACAATGGTAAATTCCCTTTGGATCAGACTTACAATGTGGTGTTCTTATAGAAACAACATCACCACCTTTCCCAAATACTTATTTGTTTTTGAGAAGaagatctttaattttaaaagcttctctattggaacggataaagaagatgtggtacgtatatgcaatggaatattactcggccattaaaaagaatgaaataatgccatctgcagcaacatggatggacctggacaGCGTCATACTggatgaagcaagtcagacagagaaagaaaaacatcgtatgacatcccttatatgtggaatctaaacgaCACTGTCAATCGGCTAtatcccaacacaaaataaaaagttgaaaaaaagtttttcttattttatttctaattacatGCATTATTACTTTTGGAAATTACAATGCAGCTAGTAACAGAGACTTACTTAACCCATTAAGTCAAACTGGGGACCTCATAACTGTAACACCTACAACAGTTCTCCATAAGCATATGACAAAGCCTTATATGCCTGCTCCTATGGAAACTTTATGTATTACTCAAAGACTTTTTCAGTCCAGCCGTGACTAACATTTTTGGGAAGTAACTTATAATAAACTAGAAATGGTATTGAGTATGTAAGGATATAATAACTATATCACCTAAGCTTTTCACAATTCCTATACCTGACTCAGAAGAACAATAAATTTtaatctgaatattttttaaaatgtgccgTATACAGACAATGAAAGCctattcagccttgaaaaggaaggGATGCTGACACGTGCtcaacaaggaaaaaaattgaggacattctgctaagtgaaacaagACAGTCACACAAGACACAAATATTGTCCGATTCTacttacatgaggtacctagagtgGTCAGaaatatagaaacagaaagtagaatggtggttaccaggggctggggggcaggaaaggaagcagagttgtttaatgggtaccgagtttcagttttgcaacatGAAAAAGCTGTGCAGACTGCTGAACAACAAGGTGGATATATTTTATGCCGCTGAACTGCACACATAAAAATGGTTAAGGTGGAAGTTTTTGTTGTGCAGTTTTACCACCgtaagaaataagaaatttaaaaatgctttaatgcctaatttaaaccagtttttaaaaaaaaataacaacagaagATGATACATAAAAATCCAGTCCCTCTTATAGAAAGAGTCACTTCATCCCACTGAGCCCCTGCTCACCCACAGCAAGGATGAAGGACAGGCTGATAGAGGTCAGCCTTTCCCtccatcccagccctgccacgTGCCCTCCAGAGTACCCCAAGGCTTTGGAGTTTGAAACCTTGCCTATTGTTTAGCCACTATGGTGGAGACAGCCCCACCATCTGCCCCTCTCTGGGAGACAGGTGGTGACAGGTGACCTGAAATCCAAGTAATAGTCACCATGAAAGCTTCAGACGACCTGCTGCACAAATACTGTCCTCTTGGGCCGAGTGTGGGATGGAATTACACCAGTCCCAAGAGGTCCATTAGGCCAAGGGCCAGCCGGGGAATGGAGTAAGGATTTCAAAACCCAGCCCGGGTTTCAGCATCTACTTGCTGCTCGAGTAAAGAGATCTAGTTTCTGGGCTAAAGGGCCCTCCTAAGACAGGCACCCCCTCGCCCCCCTCTGTCTATGTAACTGGTTTCACCACATTCCCACCCACGCTCCTGTCAGCAGAGACCTAGTAGAATGTGGGAGGAAGCCCCCAATTCCTGAGGGTTCAAGAAGGCTGGGCAGCAATTCCAGAAGAGGCTCTAGCATTTTCTTTGATGTCATCCTTCACACCTTCCTTTCTCTTGCATCCACGTCCAAACCATCACAAACATTCTACTGGCTCTTCCTACAAAATAAGCCCAGAATCCAACTGCCACCAAGGTCCAAGCAACCCTCCTACCAGGTCCCTGATGCTAGCCACGCTCCTGTTAAAATGTAAATCAAGTTACACTCCTCTCAAAGCCCTGAAAAGCCTCCTCTTTCACTCAGGCCAAAATCCTCCAAAGTGGCCTACAAGCACCCCCAACCCTGACCTCATCTCCCATATTGCACTCTGAGCCAGCCTGACTTTCTGCTTCTCCGACAAGCAAAGGTGCCCTTCTGCATCATGGCCTTGGCGTCGACATTCCCTCTTCCCCTGAAGACTAAACAGCCTGTTTTCATTCCCTTATTCCCTCAGTACAgtgagtcccctacatatgaaccttcaagatGCAACCTTTCCAAGATGCGAACATGCATCTGGTTCCAGCAAGGAACCGGAACCCGCGGCACCAGCATCGGGCCTGAGTGACACCGCAGCCTGCCCTCCTCTCCTGTTGCCGACGGCCCTtcgctctaccatctcccacctccagcCAGTCACTGCTCGTGCCGCTTCACTCGATGCCAGCACCTGTGTGCCAGTGTTGTACTGTACTCCTGTACTTTTCAAGCCACTGTTCTGCAcgattaaaaatgcttttttttttatggacTATTTATGTGAGAAGTATTATCAACcgattacagtacagtactaaaTAGCCCATTGTGTTAGCTGGGTATctaagctaactttgttggacttacgaaCAAATGGGTCTAAGGAAGGTACTCTCCGAACAGAACTAGGtggtatgtaggggacttactctCCTTCATTCACTGGGGTCTTATCCGGCAGCCCTACCCAAACCTTCACCCGTATCTTTCTGCCTTGTTTGTTCTCCTTGGCTCTTGTCACCGTACATCACACTAGCCAACTTCTACCTTGCCTACTGTCCTTCCTCACGTTAGAATTTAAGCTCCATAAGGGCAGAAATATTCGTCCCTTATGTCCAGCTCTGTCCCAGAGTGtccctggcacagtgcctggcacagagtagaagCACAATATTTGCTGAAGTCCATGAATGAATGTCAAGCTACGGTCAGTTCAATCTGGTCAGGGCTGCCCTGTCATAACCTACCCTTTGGATAGAAAGTTACTCCACTCCCCTCCTCATCCCGGGATGCATTACCACACAGAGGTGGGTGAGTTCTCACCACGAAATGGCACCAGACCATCACGAATGTACTTGGGTGGCCAGGTAATGGGCTGGAGTAGCTCACAATTTATCGTGTTAATATTTGCCATCTGTTGGCATTTTAAACATGGGTTTACAGAAGTGTAAACTCCAGAGCAAGTCACAAGGCTGACTTCCAGTAATCAGACAGCAATTTCCAACACCCCATCCTGGAATCAGTAAAAGAGGCCACAGCTTTCCATAAAGGATCTGGGGGACAGG
This window of the Budorcas taxicolor isolate Tak-1 chromosome 21, Takin1.1, whole genome shotgun sequence genome carries:
- the IDH2 gene encoding isocitrate dehydrogenase [NADP], mitochondrial, coding for MAGYLRVVRSLCRASGSGSAWAPAALTAPNLQEQPRRHYADKRIKVAKPVVEMDGDEMTRIIWQFIKEKLILPHVDVQLKYFDLGLPNRDQTNDQVTIDSALATQKYSVAVKCATITPDEARVEEFKLKKMWKSPNGTIRNILGGTVFREPIICKNIPRLVPGWTKPITIGRHAHGDQYKATDFVVDRAGTFKVVFTPKDGSGPKEWEVYNFPAGGVGMGMYNTDESISGFAHSCFQYAIQKKWPLYMSTKNTILKAYDGRFKDIFQAIFEKHYKTEFDRHKIWYEHRLIDDMVAQVLKSSGGFVWACKNYDGDVQSDILAQGFGSLGLMTSVLVCPDGKTIEAEAAHGTVTRHYREHQKGRPTSTNPIASIFAWTRGLEHRGKLDGNQDLIRFAQTLEKVCVETVESGAMTKDLAGCIHGLSNVKLNEHFLNTSDFLDTIKSNLDKALGQQ